A single window of Debaryomyces hansenii CBS767 chromosome F complete sequence DNA harbors:
- a CDS encoding DEHA2F25894p (similar to uniprot|P43079 Candida albicans CPH1 Transcription factor CPH1) has product MTPKEKNTSVKIETNDSELEPNEDVKESLRLIEDLKFFLATAPANWQENQVIRRYYLNHDEGFVSCIFWNNLYFVTGTDIVRCIVYKFQHFGRKITDRKKFEEGIFSDLRNLKCGVDAVLESPKSEFLEFLYKNSCLRTQKKQKVFFWFNVPHDKLMADALERDIKKEKMGQNPTTEAHKEPALSFKYDEDKFLFTQLTEHIERQKSLNESAGDSTSTADDNSIEYSGTDVDKDDFGFLNQDTPAQYRAHSDYEDDFPLDYFHPNDDTYKDNNDYIKLDINPRSQFANTIEENHDGLFEPLPSSYIIPTPSANQLVHTDEYLIEQTQPLKTPIPPLSSTGYLPKSAKFQTTRVPSSNDEFFPQSYQLPSFSTKFQTPLPRPMPSSFYNEPIIIPQPQHSSGMYHPDYSYMHPEPEYWPNPIYEQVMPYHNQQPGYMFSNDEMAQINDPYQAMNPAMINNVPPNINSRSINPANFASASSRQLAISANMMKKKSQMYQQQQRDMSARLSNNPISKSSEKRKINTDSNLKNIMSSRSTRVVNFKKDVEDKGSDNENFIPTPESSITHSEQSQASQNANGN; this is encoded by the coding sequence ATGACAccaaaagaaaagaatacTAGTGTCAAGATAGAAACGAATGATAGTGAGCTTGAGCCCAATGAAGATGTTAAAGAGTCATTGAGGCTAATTGAAGACTTGAAGTTCTTTTTGGCAACGGCACCAGCCAATTGGCAAGAAAACCAAGTGATTAGACGGTACTACCTCAATCATGACGAGGGGTTTGTGAGTTGCATATTTTGGAATAATCTTTATTTCGTAACCGGAACGGACATTGTCCGGTGCATTGTGTACAAGTTCCAACATTTTGGAAGAAAGATAACCGACAGAAAGAAGTTCGAAGAAGGTATCTTCTCCGATTTGAGAAACTTGAAATGTGGAGTTGATGCTGTTTTGGAGTCACCTAAGTCTGAGTTTTTGGAGTTTTTGTATAAGAATTCATGCTTGAGGACTcagaagaaacagaaagTCTTCTTCTGGTTTAATGTTCCACACGATAAGCTTATGGCTGACGCTTTAGAAAGAGatataaagaaagaaaaaatggGCCAGAATCCAACTACTGAAGCCCATAAGGAACCTGCCTTgtcattcaaatatgatgaagataagtTTTTATTTACTCAACTTACGGAACATATAGAGCGCCAAAAGAGTCTCAACGAATCTGCGGGTGATAGTACTTCTACTGCTGATGATAATTCCATTGAGTACTCAGGTACGGATGTCGACAAGGATGACTTTGGATTCCTCAACCAAGACACCCCAGCACAATACAGAGCACACTCAGACTATGAAGATGACTTTCCTCTTGATTATTTCCATCCTAATGACGATACCTAcaaagataataatgattatataaaGCTAGATATAAATCCGCGTCTGCAATTTGCAAATACGATTGAGGAGAACCATGATGGCTTATTTGAACCTCTACCTTCTTCATATATTATTCCTACACCGTCGGCCAATCAATTAGTTCATACTGACgaatatttgattgaaCAAACACAACCATTAAAGACCCCTATCCCTCCACTATCTTCTACGGGGTATTTACCCAAGTCTGCTAAATTTCAGACTACACGAGTACCATCAtctaatgatgaattttttccCCAATCTTATCAACTACCATCGTTTTCAACGAAATTTCAGACGCCATTACCAAGACCTATGCCAAGTCTGTTTTACAATGAGCCAATAATCATACCCCAGCCTCAACATCTGAGTGGTATGTATCATCCTGATTATAGTTATATGCATCCTGAACCTGAATATTGGCCAAACCCTATTTATGAACAAGTGATGCCATATCATAATCAACAACCAGGTTATATGTTTCTGAATGACGAAATGGCTCAAATTAATGACCCTTATCAAGCAATGAACCCGGCTATGATAAACAATGTCCCCCCCAACATCAATTCACGCTCAATAAATCCAGCAAATTTTGCCTCAGCATCTTCAAGACAACTAGCTATTTCCGCaaatatgatgaagaagaaatcacaAATGtatcaacagcaacaacGTGATATGTCTGCAAGATTGTCTAATAATCCCATATCAAAGTCCTCCGAAAAACGTAAGATCAATACTGATctgaatttaaagaatattatgTCGTCCAGGTCAACGAGAGTagttaattttaaaaaagATGTTGAAGATAAAGGGTCTGATAACGAAAACTTTATACCAACCCCCGAGTCATCCATCACACATTCAGAACAAAGCCAAGCTAGTCAGAATGCAAATGGAAATTAG
- a CDS encoding DEHA2F25916p (some similarities with uniprot|P40209 Saccharomyces cerevisiae YMR136W GAT2 Protein containing GATA family zinc finger motifs) encodes MSNTQNYLKKGILIDNSLPPFKELLRGIRNYSGSSQMQPSHYSYSPRPVESNKSRQSSYVSSVIGTDEGAMRSSRSLSVGSTSFMNKKRERLQFDTLAKVSGSQYYNSPDSVKKKEEDILSFLTWFLPGHATLADCLSEMNANLLRGKLKGSKNSSTEILFSQDLQRNEFAITRDEFKKWVIDIPDVLYNNISTSLEKFSSILHELKIMKYNYKLENEIEIRDHKEQEQWSYKKECDSPNHQHIGANSRCVNNNTGEGDYEDRELTESPPTKNKMHSPRGPNKQKIRKPRTKCHNIKKQKIKCNHCESTETPEWRRGPDGSRTLCNACGLFYSKLTKRYGTEDAVVIMKSRKTEGLISDRTIPSLDALKRMVGDT; translated from the coding sequence ATGTCGAATacacaaaattatttgaagaaaggGATACTAATAGATAATAGCTTACCACCTTTCAAAGAATTGTTGAGAGGAATCAGGAATTATTCTGGACTGCTGCAGATGCAGCCTAGTCATTACTCGTATTCACCTCGGCCAGTTGAAAGTAATAAATCTCGACAACTGTCATATGTTTCTTCTGTTATTGGGACAGACGAAGGTGCAATGAGAAGTAGTAGGCTGCTTAGTGTGGGGCTGACTCTGTTtatgaacaagaaaagaGAGAGATTGCAGTTCGATACATTGGCCAAGGTGAGTGGGAGCCAGTACTACAATTCACCTGATTCAGTCaagaaaaaagaagaagatattctTTCGTTTTTAACTTGGTTCTTGCCTGGCCATGCTACATTGGCCGATTGTTTAAGTGAAATGAATGCAAACTTGCTAAGAGGCAAACTCAAAGGATCCAAGAATCTGTCAACCGAAATCTTGTTTTCACAAGATCTTCAGAGGAACGAGTTTGCAATCACGAGAGATGAGTTTAAAAAATGGGTTATCGATATCCCTGATGTATTATACAACAATATTTCTACTAGTCTTGAAAAGTTCTCCCTGATTCTAcatgaattgaaaattatgaaatacAACTACAAgcttgaaaatgaaatagaGATTAGAGACCACAAAGAACAAGAGCAGTGGCTGTACAAGAAGGAGTGTGACTCGccaaatcatcaacatataGGAGCCAATAGTAGATGTGTGAACAATAATACAGGAGAAGGTGACTATGAGGACAGGGAGCTCACTGAATCACCTCCTACGAAAAATAAGATGCACCTGCCAAGGGGACCTAACAAGCAAAAAATCCGTAAACCGAGAACAAAATGCCATAACataaagaaacagaagaTCAAATGTAACCATTGTGAGTCGACCGAAACGCCCGAATGGAGACGTGGCCCTGACGGCTCTCGAACATTATGCAACGCTTGCGGGCtcttttattcaaaattaactAAGCGGTATGGTACTGAGGATGCTGTGGTAATTATGAAAAGCAGGAAAACTGAAGGTTTAATAAGCGATAGAACGATTCCTTCACTTGACGCACTTAAAAGGATGGTTGGCGATACCTAG